Part of the Sphingobium sp. TKS genome is shown below.
CCTTCCGAGAGAGGCTCAATTTACCGAAACACCCATTGCCGGTTGAGGCCGAACATCACGGCCGGCGTCACGAAGAGCATGGCCGGGATGGGCGACCATTCCGGCCAGCGCATATGGGTGACGCACAGCCACACCCAGAGCGCGTTGAGGGTATAGCTGATCAGCGACACCGCGACGAAGCGGACGCCGCGCGCCGCCTGATTGTCGCGGCTGCCATGGCCGCGGAAGGTGAAGCTGCTGTGCGTGACATAGCCGATCGCCACCGCCGCCAGATAGCCGATGCCGTTGGCGATCTGCGGATGCAGTCCGGCGGGCGCGGCCAGCGTCCAGTAGATCGCCGCCTGACAGGCCGTCACGAACAGCCCGGTCACGCCATAGCGGACGATCTGCCAGAACAAGGCCTGCTTTTCCGCTGTGAGGATTTGGAGGATTTTCATGCGGCCCCGTTGCGCTTTGATGCGAAGCCTCTAATCGAGCCATCATGAAACTGCAAAGCTGGCCTGTCCT
Proteins encoded:
- a CDS encoding GtrA family protein; translated protein: MKILQILTAEKQALFWQIVRYGVTGLFVTACQAAIYWTLAAPAGLHPQIANGIGYLAAVAIGYVTHSSFTFRGHGSRDNQAARGVRFVAVSLISYTLNALWVWLCVTHMRWPEWSPIPAMLFVTPAVMFGLNRQWVFR